One window from the genome of Pseudomonas frederiksbergensis encodes:
- the sbcB gene encoding exodeoxyribonuclease I: MTSIFWYDYETTGINPRCDRPLQVAGIRTDFDLNEIDEPVNLYCRPSDDILPHPAACAITGITPAQLAEKGLSEAEFMTRVHAQLAAPGTCGAGYNTLRFDDEMTRYSLYRNFFDPYAREWQGGNSRWDLIDLVRAAYALRPEGIVWPQEEGRVTLKLERLTAANGIDHGQAHDALSDVRATIALARLIRDKQPRLYDWLFQLRSKQKVMDQIRLLQPMVHISGRFSAARNYIGVVLPLAWHPKNRNALIVCDLHLDPQGLLDHDAQSLRQRLYTRREELLDGELPVPLKLIHINKCPVVAPLAVLRAEDQLRLQLDMEGVRERALRLSDAQQVWQDKLHIIYGQEDFAASEDPEQQLYAGFLGDRDRRLCEQVRMADPAQLAQGQWPFDDERLPELLFRYRARNFPETLDPEEQERWKLFCQQRLSSSEWGAPNTLDNFDEAMTEWMGLSTSLQQDVLMQWQAYSQQLRKRFSL; this comes from the coding sequence GTGACTTCCATCTTCTGGTACGACTACGAAACCACCGGCATCAACCCGCGGTGCGACCGCCCCTTGCAAGTGGCGGGGATCCGTACCGATTTCGACCTCAACGAGATCGACGAGCCGGTGAACCTTTACTGCCGGCCCAGCGATGACATCCTGCCTCATCCAGCGGCCTGCGCGATCACCGGCATCACCCCGGCGCAACTGGCTGAAAAAGGCTTGAGCGAAGCCGAATTCATGACCCGCGTCCACGCGCAATTGGCTGCCCCCGGGACCTGTGGCGCGGGATACAACACGTTGCGCTTCGACGATGAAATGACCCGCTACAGCCTGTATCGGAATTTTTTCGACCCCTATGCACGGGAATGGCAGGGCGGCAACAGCCGTTGGGACCTGATCGACCTGGTGCGCGCCGCCTATGCGTTGCGCCCCGAGGGCATCGTCTGGCCGCAGGAGGAGGGGCGCGTCACCCTCAAGCTCGAACGCCTGACGGCGGCCAACGGCATCGACCATGGCCAGGCCCATGACGCGCTTTCGGATGTGCGCGCGACGATTGCCCTGGCCCGGTTGATCCGCGACAAACAACCCCGCCTCTATGATTGGTTGTTCCAGCTGCGTAGCAAACAGAAGGTGATGGATCAGATTCGCCTTTTGCAACCGATGGTGCACATCTCCGGGCGCTTCTCGGCGGCGCGAAACTACATCGGCGTGGTGTTGCCGCTGGCCTGGCATCCTAAGAACCGCAATGCCCTGATCGTCTGCGACTTGCACCTGGATCCCCAGGGCTTGCTCGATCATGACGCGCAAAGCCTGCGTCAACGCTTGTACACCCGTCGCGAGGAGCTGCTCGACGGTGAGCTGCCGGTGCCCCTCAAACTCATCCACATCAACAAGTGCCCGGTGGTTGCGCCACTGGCCGTCCTGCGCGCCGAAGACCAACTACGGCTGCAGCTGGACATGGAGGGCGTGCGTGAGCGAGCGCTGCGGCTAAGTGACGCACAGCAGGTGTGGCAAGACAAACTTCACATCATTTATGGGCAGGAGGACTTCGCGGCCAGCGAGGATCCCGAGCAGCAACTATATGCAGGGTTCCTGGGCGACCGTGACCGTCGTTTATGTGAACAAGTTCGCATGGCGGACCCGGCTCAATTGGCGCAAGGACAATGGCCTTTCGACGATGAACGATTGCCGGAATTATTGTTTCGATATCGTGCGCGCAACTTTCCGGAAACCTTGGACCCAGAAGAACAGGAACGCTGGAAACTATTTTGCCAGCAGCGCCTGTCATCCTCGGAGTGGGGCGCACCTAATACGTTGGACAATTTTGATGAGGCGATGACAGAGTGGATGGGGCTATCTACGTCTTTGCAGCAAGACGTACTGATGCAATGGCAAGCCTACAGCCAACAATTGCGCAAACGTTTTAGCCTCTGA
- the mvaT gene encoding histone-like nucleoid-structuring protein MvaT, protein MSLINEYRATEEAIKELQARLKNLSEDDKLQKELEFEGKLRTLMGEYSKSLRDIIALLDPEAKSGKAPRGAVKTTGTKRARKVKQYKNPHNGEVIETKGGNHKTLKEWKAKWGGDVVEGWATLLG, encoded by the coding sequence ATGTCCCTGATCAACGAATACCGTGCTACAGAAGAAGCAATCAAAGAACTGCAAGCCCGCCTGAAAAATCTGTCCGAAGACGACAAACTGCAAAAAGAACTGGAATTCGAAGGCAAACTGCGCACTCTGATGGGCGAATACTCCAAGTCCCTGCGCGATATCATTGCCCTGCTGGATCCAGAAGCCAAGTCGGGCAAAGCCCCTCGTGGCGCAGTAAAGACCACCGGCACCAAGCGCGCCCGTAAAGTTAAGCAATACAAAAACCCGCACAATGGCGAAGTCATCGAAACCAAAGGTGGCAACCACAAGACGCTGAAAGAGTGGAAAGCCAAGTGGGGCGGTGACGTAGTAGAAGGCTGGGCAACCCTGCTGGGCTAA
- the purU gene encoding formyltetrahydrofolate deformylase, which produces MRTFRLVIACPDRVGIVAKVSNFLASHNGWITEASHHSDNQSGWFFMRHEIRADSLPFGIEAFREAFAPIAEEFSMDWRITDTAQKKRVVLMASRESHCLADLLHRWHSDELDCDIACVISNHDDLRSMVEWHGIPYYHVPVNPQDKQPAFAEVSRLVKQHDAEVVVLARYMQILPPSLCSEYAHKVINIHHSFLPSFVGAKPYHQASMRGVKLIGATCHYVTEELDAGPIIEQDVVRVSHSDSIEDMVRFGRDVEKMVLARGLRYHLEDRVLVHGNKTVVF; this is translated from the coding sequence ATGCGCACTTTTCGGCTGGTGATCGCTTGCCCGGACCGCGTCGGTATCGTTGCTAAAGTCAGTAACTTTCTGGCGTCCCATAACGGTTGGATCACTGAAGCAAGCCATCATTCGGACAATCAGAGTGGCTGGTTTTTCATGCGCCACGAGATCCGCGCCGACTCGCTGCCCTTCGGCATAGAAGCCTTTCGCGAGGCCTTCGCCCCGATTGCCGAAGAGTTCTCGATGGACTGGCGCATCACCGATACCGCGCAGAAAAAACGCGTCGTCCTGATGGCCAGTCGCGAGTCCCATTGCCTGGCTGACTTGCTGCACCGCTGGCACAGCGATGAGCTCGATTGCGACATCGCCTGCGTGATTTCCAACCATGACGACCTGCGCAGCATGGTCGAATGGCACGGCATTCCTTACTACCATGTACCGGTCAATCCGCAGGACAAGCAACCGGCATTCGCCGAAGTCTCGCGCCTGGTCAAGCAGCATGATGCCGAGGTAGTGGTGCTGGCCCGCTACATGCAAATCCTGCCACCGTCCCTGTGCAGCGAATACGCGCACAAAGTCATCAACATCCACCACAGCTTTCTGCCGTCTTTCGTCGGCGCAAAGCCGTACCACCAGGCTTCGATGCGGGGTGTGAAGTTGATCGGCGCGACTTGCCACTACGTGACGGAAGAGTTGGACGCCGGCCCGATCATCGAGCAGGACGTGGTGCGTGTGAGCCACAGCGACAGCATCGAAGACATGGTGCGATTCGGTCGCGACGTGGAGAAAATGGTGCTGGCGCGCGGCTTGCGTTATCACCTTGAAGACCGCGTATTGGTGCATGGCAACAAGACCGTCGTATTCTGA
- a CDS encoding lysylphosphatidylglycerol synthase transmembrane domain-containing protein: MKRLIWLVAALLIALLVPMLVGGGEMWSRVQRFPLSLLLAMLGMIVLCWGLNSLRLRLLLGEHRGRIGAIKSMGVVMSTEFAMCATPGGSGGPLALMALLARNGVRPAHGSAVFAMDQLSDLLFFLCALLGILFYALFQNLSQRMEWMLALSAISLFGGLICCALVARYHRRLILLGARLLRHLRVKASTRRRWGRKILNFLAAFTDTLKLPRMTLFQVFGLTCLHWALRYSVLYLALKGLGADLQWAWSFLIQMLSLSAGQFSLLPGGAGAAELTSAALLAPMVGKSTAAAAILIWRAVTYYFYLLAGGPVFFLMVGRPLIKKLIRLRQA, translated from the coding sequence ATGAAACGATTGATCTGGCTGGTCGCCGCCCTGCTCATCGCGCTGCTGGTGCCGATGCTGGTGGGCGGCGGGGAAATGTGGTCGCGGGTGCAGCGTTTTCCGTTGTCGCTGTTGCTGGCCATGCTTGGCATGATCGTGCTGTGCTGGGGGCTGAACTCGCTGCGCCTGCGTTTGCTGCTGGGTGAACATCGCGGGCGCATCGGCGCGATCAAAAGCATGGGCGTGGTGATGTCCACCGAGTTCGCCATGTGCGCGACGCCCGGCGGCAGCGGTGGACCGTTGGCGCTGATGGCCCTGCTGGCGCGCAACGGCGTGCGCCCGGCCCACGGTAGCGCAGTGTTCGCGATGGATCAGTTGAGCGACCTGCTGTTTTTCTTGTGTGCGTTGCTGGGCATCCTGTTCTACGCGCTGTTCCAGAATCTCAGCCAGCGTATGGAGTGGATGCTGGCGTTGAGCGCGATTTCGTTATTTGGTGGCCTGATCTGCTGTGCCCTGGTCGCTCGCTACCATCGGCGGCTGATTCTGCTGGGCGCCCGGCTGCTGCGCCATCTGCGGGTGAAAGCCAGCACCCGGCGACGGTGGGGACGCAAGATCCTCAACTTCCTGGCAGCGTTCACCGATACGTTGAAGTTGCCTCGAATGACACTTTTCCAGGTGTTCGGCCTGACTTGCCTGCACTGGGCACTGCGCTACAGCGTGCTTTACCTGGCGTTGAAAGGATTGGGGGCGGATCTGCAATGGGCCTGGAGTTTCCTGATCCAGATGCTCTCCCTGAGCGCAGGGCAGTTCAGCCTGCTGCCGGGCGGCGCCGGAGCGGCGGAATTGACCTCGGCGGCGCTGCTGGCACCCATGGTGGGGAAATCCACCGCAGCGGCGGCGATCCTGATCTGGCGGGCGGTGACCTATTACTTCTATCTGCTGGCCGGCGGGCCGGTATTTTTCCTGATGGTCGGGCGACCGTTGATCAAGAAGCTGATCAGGCTCAGGCAGGCCTGA
- a CDS encoding DUF2334 domain-containing protein, with amino-acid sequence MAMNHAPSLLLVLHDVAPQTWPDYQPFVEAVDALGQIPMTWLVVPDFHHANALDDHPGFRRLLDSRVERGDELVLHGYYHCDDGPPAIHPKDWFMRRVYTHEGEFYGLSQEAALTRLRAGIDMFQRYRWPLEGFVAPAWLMSEGTRHALRQLPLSYTSDTQHLYRLPDFTRIDAPGLVWSARSAWRRGLSKIISDQREQRWRQAPVIRLGLHPVDMRHGFSRDYWLRTLERLLEDGRTPMTKAGWLATQGLRVGSAA; translated from the coding sequence TCGCGCCCCAGACATGGCCGGACTACCAGCCCTTCGTCGAAGCCGTCGACGCCCTTGGCCAGATCCCGATGACCTGGCTGGTGGTGCCGGACTTCCATCATGCCAATGCGCTGGACGACCATCCCGGCTTCAGGCGCCTGCTCGACAGCCGGGTCGAGCGCGGCGATGAATTGGTCTTGCACGGCTACTACCACTGCGATGACGGCCCGCCTGCCATCCATCCCAAGGACTGGTTCATGCGCCGGGTCTACACCCATGAAGGCGAGTTCTATGGGTTGTCGCAAGAGGCCGCCCTCACCCGCCTGCGGGCCGGTATCGACATGTTCCAGCGGTATCGATGGCCACTGGAAGGTTTTGTCGCGCCGGCCTGGCTGATGAGCGAAGGCACCCGGCACGCCTTGCGCCAGTTACCCCTGAGCTACACCAGCGATACGCAGCACCTCTACCGCTTGCCTGATTTCACCCGGATCGATGCGCCGGGCCTGGTGTGGAGCGCCCGCAGCGCCTGGCGCCGGGGCCTGTCGAAGATCATCAGCGACCAGCGCGAGCAACGCTGGCGCCAGGCCCCGGTGATTCGCCTGGGGCTGCATCCGGTGGACATGCGCCATGGCTTTTCCCGGGATTATTGGCTGCGCACCCTGGAGCGCTTGCTCGAGGACGGACGCACGCCGATGACCAAGGCCGGATGGCTGGCGACCCAGGGCCTGCGGGTCGGCAGCGCCGCATGA